From Deinococcus aerius, the proteins below share one genomic window:
- a CDS encoding response regulator transcription factor, with translation MKTILIVEDNPGIRDLVRDYLGEHGYRVRVASGGQEGLLEARHHPPDLILLDVMMPGMDGLDFLRKYRVSERTPVIFLTARDQEIDKVLGLELGADDYVTKPFSMAELLARVRALLRRTGEVPSAGVLRAGVLELDPATRTFQVRGRRVDLTRSEFELMHAFMGAPRRVFSRLDLLEHLQEDALGSERTIDVHIRNLRAKIEDEPGRPRWLETVFGVGYRLSPGEER, from the coding sequence ATGAAGACCATCCTGATCGTCGAGGACAACCCCGGCATCCGCGACCTCGTGCGCGACTATCTCGGTGAACACGGCTACCGGGTGCGCGTGGCCTCGGGCGGCCAGGAGGGCCTGCTCGAAGCCCGGCACCACCCGCCCGACCTGATCCTGCTCGACGTGATGATGCCCGGCATGGACGGCCTGGACTTCCTGCGGAAGTACCGCGTCAGCGAGCGGACGCCCGTGATCTTCCTGACGGCCAGGGACCAGGAGATCGACAAGGTGCTGGGGCTCGAACTCGGCGCGGACGACTACGTCACCAAGCCGTTCTCGATGGCCGAACTCCTGGCGCGCGTGCGGGCGCTGCTGCGCCGAACGGGGGAGGTGCCGAGCGCGGGCGTGCTGCGCGCCGGCGTGCTGGAACTCGACCCGGCCACGCGGACCTTCCAGGTGCGGGGACGGCGGGTGGACCTGACCCGCAGCGAGTTCGAGCTCATGCACGCCTTCATGGGGGCGCCCAGGCGGGTCTTCTCGCGCCTGGACCTGCTCGAACACCTCCAGGAGGACGCCCTGGGCTCCGAGCGCACCATCGACGTGCATATCCGCAACCTGCGCGCCAAGATCGAGGACGAGCCGGGCCGCCCCCGCTGGTTGGAGA